In a single window of the Candidatus Marinimicrobia bacterium CG08_land_8_20_14_0_20_45_22 genome:
- a CDS encoding general stress protein CsbD, with amino-acid sequence MNKLNIKGNWNEIAGKLKQQFANLTDDDLLFAEGKEEELLGRLQQKIGKTQEEIRRLIEKY; translated from the coding sequence ATGAACAAACTCAACATTAAGGGAAATTGGAATGAGATCGCGGGTAAGCTCAAACAACAATTCGCCAACCTGACAGATGATGACCTGCTCTTCGCGGAAGGCAAAGAAGAAGAATTGCTGGGAAGGCTTCAGCAGAAGATCGGAAAAACACAAGAGGAAATACGCCGATTGATTGAAAAATATTAA